The genomic stretch TGGTAGCAGGTATTGCACTTTTGGCTTTACTATCGACGCGCTGCTATTCATGGGCTCTAGGGTTCCTTGCCGTGGAAGGAACTTGGATTGCTTGCATCTATCTTTTCCCAAGAATCTGGCCAAGCGCCCTCACCGCATTCCTAATGGTTTTAGGCTACTGGATGATAAGGATTTGCACTGTTGGCGGTCTGGCAGGTTACGCGATTAAAGCTATCGTCCCCGGAGAACTCGTAGCCGGTCTTCGCAGCTTACGCATACCGATAGCTATAACCGTTCCCCTGGTAGTGCTATTACGATTCATACCGACAGTCTTTCGAGAATACCGTGCAGTAAGAGAAGCAATGTCCCTGCGGGGATTACAAATGGGATGGCGTGCCCTCTTACATCCCCTCCATTTTCTAGAAATGGTTTTAGTTCCCTTACTGGCATCCTGCGCGCGAACCGCTGATGAAATGACCGCCGCCGGCATGGTGCGCGGTTTAGGGTCCACTATTTGCCCAAGCACTTTGAAACAGCTTCGATTTAACCGACTAGACGCCCTCTGGATATTGACGCTAATCGCCCTGATTGCTCTCATCCCCTACTCAGATCATCTAGCTATACTCTCGGGCGGATTCAAATGAGAACCTCAATCGACCATGTCTCCTTCGATTACCAGTTCAACCCGAATGAAGAAACCTCATCAGCTCACGTTAGCGCAGTCAGTGATATCAAACTCGATTTCGCTAAAGGATCTTGCACCCTAATCACCGGTCCTTCCGGAGCAGGCAAGTCAACCCTATTAAAACTTCTGAACGGGTTAATACCCGAACTTTATAAGGGTAACCTGAGCGGACGCACCCTCCTTGCCGGTCTCGATACCGCGCAAACAGATATCCAACAATTAGGGCGTACCGCCGGGACAGTTTTCCAAAATCCCCGTTCCCAATTTTTTACAGCAAATGTACTAGAAGAGTTAGCATTCGCGAGCGAAAATGCCGGAGATACCCCCCAAACAATCGCTAACCGGATCGCGGAAGCTGTTAACACCTGGGGCATTCAGCGGCTGCTGGGCAAAGGGTTACGTCAGCTTTCCGGAGGTGAATTACAGCTAGTTGCTTGCGCAGCTGCAGTGGCCGGCCCGCAGCAAATCCTGCTTTTAGACGAGCCGACCTCTAACCTTTCCCCCGAAGCAATCTCCGCATTCAGCAAAGTCTTACAAAGATTAAAAAGCGCCGGCTGGACCCTAGTAGTAGCAGAGCACCGCGTTTACCCCCTAAAAGGTCTCGCAGATCAAGTCGCGATCATGGCTGCAGGACGAATCCAGCATTTGTTTACTGCGGACGAGTTTTTTAGCTTGTCTTCTAAACAGCGTAAAGAGTTAGGGTTGCGCACCCTGGAAAAACCAAAAAATTGCGTTAGAGCCACTCCTGATCAGCAGGCAGACGGTATCACCGCAAAAAATTTAAGGTTCAGTTACGGCAAACACCGCGTCCTCAATATTCCCTCCCTATGTTTACCGAAGGGAAAGGTAGTTGCGCTAGTCGGCCCGAACGGAGCGGGCAAAACTACTCTCGCGCGCACCCTCATCGGGTTAGCTCACCCGGAGGGAGGCAGCGATATTAGTTTTAGCGGCAAATCCTGCCGGGCGGCAGACAGACAAAGACGCAGCGTGCTAGTAATGCAAGATGTGAACCGGCAGCTATTTGCCGAAACAGTAGCGGCAGAGGTCGTACTAGGAAATGACAATCTCAGCGAAGAGCAGGTGCAGGCGCTTCTAGGTGATCTGGGGTTGCAAGGATTATCTGAACGCCACCCGATGACTCTTTCCGGGGGACAAAAACAACGTCTCGTGATTGCCAACGCCCTGGCGAGCCAGGCAGAGCTTTACGTTTTCGATGAACCCACCTCGGGGGTTGACTACCGGCACCTACTGTCGATTAGTTCCCAGATTCGCTCATTAGCCGCTAAGAACAAAGCCATCCTGATCATTAGTCACGACTTGGAGTTCATCAATGAAGCGGCCGATTACCAGTTATTGCTCCGGCCTCTCGATAGCGGAATAACCGCGCAACTTACCGCGCCTGACCAAGAGAAACATGGAAAGAGGAAGCCAAGTGACAGATCACCAAGTTAGCGAACTGGCAAAAGATGCAGCGGCAAATATCAAGCTGACCAGCAAACAAGGTAAAGCCGCATTACGAGAACTCTTAGCTCCCGTACAATTGGCGCTGCAAGTTGGGCAAGTAATGGCGGTTATATCCGCTATTTTGCGAGTGTTTCCTTTCGTTGCTCTAGTGGGGATCGGCAACGAACTCCTAACTTCACTAGGTAATGGCGCATCCCCCAACCAAAGCGTCATCATATTTTGGGTAAAGGTGTTAATCGGAACATTTTGTGGAGGGCTGCTCGCCTATTTTGTGGGCTTGTTGGTTACCCATATTGCAGATAATCGTCTATCTGCAAGTATTCAGCAAAAGATTATTCGTTTTCTGGGGCAAGCTCCTTTAACTTGGTTTAGCGATAACACTTCTGGGCATGTGCGGAAAGTGCTGCAAGACGATGTAAAGAATCTACATGCGCTAGTAGCACACCGCCCCGTAGATTCGCTGATCGCCACCCTAATGCCCATATTTTGCGCGGGTTATACCTTCACTATTGATTTAAGACTCGGACTTTTAGTAATTGTTACGGTGCCGATTTACATCATTGCCTACGCGGTGATGATGCGGGGAATGGGCGATAAATCCTTAGAACTTGATGCAAAACTTGATCAGGTTTCCTCCGCAATGGTGGAGTTCGTAAAAGGCATCCAGGTGGTTAAGACTTTTGGGATCACCGGAAAAGCACACCGCAAATATGCCCACAGCGCTAATGAAGCCTGTGACTATATGGAGGAATGGAATCGGCCAATGGTGCATGCGGCTTCCCTGACCGCCGCCCTCACCTCTACCCCATTGATAGTTTTCTTATTTGGGATTGTCGGCCCCTGGTTCGTCTCCAAGCATTGGGTTAGTCCGGTAGAAGTAGTTGCCGGTTGTTTAATTGCCATCGCATTGCCCTCATCAATTAACCTGGTAACCCAGCTTGCTTGGAATTACCAGTTAGCAGGTGCCGCGGCCAAAAGGATTCTTGATCTTCTTAGGGTAAAGCCCCTCGCCTGCCCTGATCAGTCGCTGCATTTACCCCAAGACGCAAGCATCGAATTTGAAAATGTATCGCTCAGCTATGACCATACCCTAGCTTTGGATAATATCTCTTTACGTTGTGCGCCTGGTACAGTAACCGCACTCATGGGACCATCAGGGGCCGGAAAAACCACCCTGGCCAAATTGGCCGCCCGCTTCCTGGATCCCGATACAGGCACAGTACTAATCGGTGGAGTCAACCTTAAAGACCTGAGTAGAACCGATCTCTATCGTCACCTTGGGTTCGTCCTGCAAGATGCACAACTCTTGCGGGCTTCTATCCGTGACAATATTTCTATCGGGCGGCACGATGCAGATGAGACCGAGATTATTATCGCTGCTCGCCAGGCACAGATTCATGAAGAAATTATGGCACTGCCTAAAGGATATGACACTGTTGTCGGGGAAGATTTGAAGCTATCTGGGGGGCAAGCTCAGCGGATTGCCATCGCCAGAACTCTACTATTGGATGCGCCGATACTCATATTGGATGAGGCGGCAGCCATGGTAGATCCGGAATGTGAAGCGCAAATTCAGAAAGCTATTAACCATCTAATGGCCGGGCGTACTGTTCTGGTCATCGATCACCGCCCCGATTCAGTCAAGAACGTCGATCAAATCGTCCTACTTGATAAAGGGCAGCTGGTGGCCTGCGGTGATCACCAGAAGCTAAAAAATATAGAACTCTACCGCCGCCTATGGTCGGCATCCAATGTTGAGTTTACGGAAGGAGAACGAAACTAAAATGGATAAGTCAATGGGAGCTATCGACATAATTAGAACAACTTTCCGACTCAACGCCAACTCGCAAAATCACAGCAGAAGTATCAGCTGGACAGCTCGAATCATCAGCGGCATTGCCCAAGGGGTAGGATTACTTGCGCTGATTCAGCTCGCAAATACCTGGGCCAGCAGGCAAGAAGAAACTGCTAATAACGCAAACACCTGGATTGCAACCCTGCTGGTCACGGCAATTATCGGGGCAATCAGTATCTACATACGAGATAGGTTCTCCTACGAAGGTGCTTTTTCAGTGATGCGCTCTGTCCATCGCCGCGTCGGGGATCAGTTGGCAAAACTGCCCTTGGGATGGTTCTCCACCGATACTACCGGGCGTTTGTCTCGCCTCGGGGCCGCTACTGTCAATGAGCTCGGAAACCTGAGTGCCCATTTGCTCACGGAACTGTCCGCCGCCACCGTCACTTTGTTGACGTTGCTTGCCGGTCTGCTCTGGTGGTATCCCGCCCTGGGCTCAATTTTTGCGTTATGCCTAATTTGTTACCTGGTCTTGATGTGGGCACTAACCTACCTCGACAGTGCCGCCAGCGCCTACGCAGCACCGGCGGCTACTGAACTAGCTGATCGAATCGTAGAATTTTCTACCTGCCAATCTATGCTCCGCGCATGTGACCAGACGACTTACCCCCAAATGGCCACGGCTTTAGCAGAAAATCGCCGCAGATCCGCTCGCCGACTATGGGTAGAATGTATCGGAAATTTTCTCGGCGGCATTGCCGCGCAAACAATTTGCGTTGTAATGATTATTTCCAGCGTTCATCTTGCTTTTACCGGAAGTTTCGCTCCCTTGGCAGTGGTGGCGGTTATTGGGATAAGCCTGGAAATCACTCATTATCTTTCTACGATTTCTGATTGTCGAACCGGGCTACTGTCGGTTGGCCCGACAATGGCGACTATTAACGAAGTACTAGATGCGCGCCCTCTGCCCGAGCCGGAGACCTCACTACCCCAACCATTACCCCACCAAGTTGAGCTTCGAGAGGTTGATTTTGCTTATGGGAAAGATAAACAGGTGCTCAACAAGGTCAGCTTCACCGTCGCTCCCCACACTATGACCGCACTTGTTGGCCCTTCAGGCGCAGGTAAGACCACTATTGCCCGCTTGATTTGTCGCTTTTGGGACGTAAACTCGGGTGCAGTGCTCGTTGGAGGTCGGGATGTCAGAGAACTAACGACTGAAGATTTAATGAGTCAGATTTCAATGGTTTTCCAAGATGTCTATCTTTTCGATGACACTTTGGAAGCAAATATTCGCATCGGTAACTCTAATGCCACTAAAGAGGCTCTACTAC from Vaginimicrobium propionicum encodes the following:
- a CDS encoding energy-coupling factor transporter transmembrane component T translates to MTLQCQISDHGSAASYHQDQVTSAEILAANQRHSRPDPRTVLLVIFVLNALVMSRLPIVITFLVAGIALLALLSTRCYSWALGFLAVEGTWIACIYLFPRIWPSALTAFLMVLGYWMIRICTVGGLAGYAIKAIVPGELVAGLRSLRIPIAITVPLVVLLRFIPTVFREYRAVREAMSLRGLQMGWRALLHPLHFLEMVLVPLLASCARTADEMTAAGMVRGLGSTICPSTLKQLRFNRLDALWILTLIALIALIPYSDHLAILSGGFK
- a CDS encoding ABC transporter ATP-binding protein, producing MRTSIDHVSFDYQFNPNEETSSAHVSAVSDIKLDFAKGSCTLITGPSGAGKSTLLKLLNGLIPELYKGNLSGRTLLAGLDTAQTDIQQLGRTAGTVFQNPRSQFFTANVLEELAFASENAGDTPQTIANRIAEAVNTWGIQRLLGKGLRQLSGGELQLVACAAAVAGPQQILLLDEPTSNLSPEAISAFSKVLQRLKSAGWTLVVAEHRVYPLKGLADQVAIMAAGRIQHLFTADEFFSLSSKQRKELGLRTLEKPKNCVRATPDQQADGITAKNLRFSYGKHRVLNIPSLCLPKGKVVALVGPNGAGKTTLARTLIGLAHPEGGSDISFSGKSCRAADRQRRSVLVMQDVNRQLFAETVAAEVVLGNDNLSEEQVQALLGDLGLQGLSERHPMTLSGGQKQRLVIANALASQAELYVFDEPTSGVDYRHLLSISSQIRSLAAKNKAILIISHDLEFINEAADYQLLLRPLDSGITAQLTAPDQEKHGKRKPSDRSPS
- a CDS encoding ABC transporter ATP-binding protein codes for the protein MTDHQVSELAKDAAANIKLTSKQGKAALRELLAPVQLALQVGQVMAVISAILRVFPFVALVGIGNELLTSLGNGASPNQSVIIFWVKVLIGTFCGGLLAYFVGLLVTHIADNRLSASIQQKIIRFLGQAPLTWFSDNTSGHVRKVLQDDVKNLHALVAHRPVDSLIATLMPIFCAGYTFTIDLRLGLLVIVTVPIYIIAYAVMMRGMGDKSLELDAKLDQVSSAMVEFVKGIQVVKTFGITGKAHRKYAHSANEACDYMEEWNRPMVHAASLTAALTSTPLIVFLFGIVGPWFVSKHWVSPVEVVAGCLIAIALPSSINLVTQLAWNYQLAGAAAKRILDLLRVKPLACPDQSLHLPQDASIEFENVSLSYDHTLALDNISLRCAPGTVTALMGPSGAGKTTLAKLAARFLDPDTGTVLIGGVNLKDLSRTDLYRHLGFVLQDAQLLRASIRDNISIGRHDADETEIIIAARQAQIHEEIMALPKGYDTVVGEDLKLSGGQAQRIAIARTLLLDAPILILDEAAAMVDPECEAQIQKAINHLMAGRTVLVIDHRPDSVKNVDQIVLLDKGQLVACGDHQKLKNIELYRRLWSASNVEFTEGERN
- a CDS encoding ABC transporter ATP-binding protein; the encoded protein is MDKSMGAIDIIRTTFRLNANSQNHSRSISWTARIISGIAQGVGLLALIQLANTWASRQEETANNANTWIATLLVTAIIGAISIYIRDRFSYEGAFSVMRSVHRRVGDQLAKLPLGWFSTDTTGRLSRLGAATVNELGNLSAHLLTELSAATVTLLTLLAGLLWWYPALGSIFALCLICYLVLMWALTYLDSAASAYAAPAATELADRIVEFSTCQSMLRACDQTTYPQMATALAENRRRSARRLWVECIGNFLGGIAAQTICVVMIISSVHLAFTGSFAPLAVVAVIGISLEITHYLSTISDCRTGLLSVGPTMATINEVLDARPLPEPETSLPQPLPHQVELREVDFAYGKDKQVLNKVSFTVAPHTMTALVGPSGAGKTTIARLICRFWDVNSGAVLVGGRDVRELTTEDLMSQISMVFQDVYLFDDTLEANIRIGNSNATKEALLHAAELAGVNDIVSRLPDGWDTHVGEGGCALSGGERQRVSIARAILKNAPIVLFDEATSALDAENEANLLRSFEVLRRQSTMLVIAHKLNTITRADQIVVLDNQGQVAQIGTHNQLVSRQGIYRDFWDERQAASGWKIAAE